A genomic segment from Perca flavescens isolate YP-PL-M2 chromosome 13, PFLA_1.0, whole genome shotgun sequence encodes:
- the brd8a gene encoding bromodomain-containing protein 8 isoform X1: protein MGCRNDRKMANGVGKHKLLVIGPIEPWSVREKLCLATSVMKSGDQNWVSVSRAIKPFAEPGRPPDWFSQKHCASKYSELLETTEAPKRKRGEKSEVVETVEDVIVRRLTADRIDELKRLIKETQEKHRKLKREAELIQAGRLDSKLEELWEEVLQKEKLEEEETELKRKNTNASYQARQVAKNTPKRVPNITMHSPSDCSSPSKEFSPGDPLECLTLALGSTKNLARPPLLSCSFSGLLSRGGGANLNAVCLKTASGSARLMSIAESSGPGNDDISHGSLLDDPTQKKLLGQKATPPPSPLLSELLKKGSILATNSRLIGEGDVTTGNMTAANDLQLAPPSQPLSQATGAPMLSRLLEASPTQFSAPLGFMVSADSASSAPLSAATSVPVDSAASTEMDVMVPSLPPGCQLVSAEDKVSELSEEDVSGSYMGDELDLKTVGDIIAIIEDKADEIVEALDAAAVEAALSLCEENGHALSGAWEAGPFQPHESHPAVPTGDPQSLSFHSCLEGKTELLEVQRGTSASLSSVCNSQDNGLAAFPMGLRGLPPTSSSSRSSKSLEHCHTAAPPQPEAMRETGGLAHQKSQISRGVTIKCESKKWPQQRPEKPHGDSVLEDSPLTERHPKEMKAEDGISAGGGENASGTKVYNELNGPDVCGEEDGDGVEGFLSEPDGEMELEPAASESEDGYSLHTASSSLQLHTTADSIPSSPASSQFSVCSEDLEALQAHKIWKKAIMLVWRAAANHRYANVFLQPVTDEIAPGYHSIVQRPMDLAAIKKNIETGVIRTTAEFQRDIMLMFQNAVMYNSLDHDVYHMALEMQRDVLEQIQQFLATQLIMETSESGISAKSLRGRESTRKQDSTDKDIVSMSSPAFLLSLFDGGTRGRRCAIEADLKMKK from the exons ATGGGATGTCGGAATGACAGGAAAATGGCAAACGGGGTTGGAA AACACAAGCTACTTGTCATTGGACCAATAGAGCCATGGTCAGTGAGGGAGAAGCTGTGTTTGGCCACATCTGTTATGAAGAGTGGAGACCAGAACTG GGTATCTGTCAGTCGAGCCATCAAGCCATTTGCAGAACCCGGGCGACCACCTGACTGGTTCTCTCAAAAG CACTGTGCCTCCAAGTACTCTGAGCTCCTGGAAACAACAGAGGCCCCAAA GCGGAAGCGTGGTGAGAAAAGTGAAGTGGTGGAGACAGTGGAGGACGTGATAGTACGCAGGCTGACAGCTGACAGGATTGATGAACTAAAAAGGTTGATCAAAGAAACACAGGAGAAGCACAG GAAGCTGAAGAGAGAGGCTGAACTGATTCAAGCAGGACGTCTAGATTCCAAACTAGAAGAGTTATGGGAAGAAGTTCTGCA GAAGGAGAAACTGGAGGAGGAAGAAACAgagttgaaaagaaaaaacacaaatgcttctTATCAGG CCAGACAGGTGGCAAAGAACACACCTAAGCGAGTGCCAAACATCACCATGCATTCACCCTCAGACTGTAGCTCCCCAAGCAAGGAGTTCTCACCAGGTGACCCACTCGAGTGTTTGACACTGGCTCTTGGATCAACAAAAAAT CTCGCTCGACCACCGCTGCTCTCATGTTCTTTTTCTGGCTTGTTAAGccggggaggaggggccaacttGAACGCTGTGTGTTTAAAAACA GCTTCAGGATCAGCCAGATTAATGTCAATTGCTGAGTCTTCTGGACCCGGTAATGATGACATCAGCCACGGGTCACTTCTGGATGACCCCACCCAAAAGAAGCTTCTGGGCCAGaaagccacaccaccaccatctCCGCTCCTGTCAGAGTTATTGAAGAAAGGCAGTATCTTGGCCACAAATTCCAGACTG ATTGGGGAGGGTGACGTGACCACCGGTAATATGACAGCAGCAAATGACTTGCAGCTGGCTCCGCCTAGCCAACCTCTCTCTCAGGCAACAG GTGCCCCGATGTTATCCCGTCTCCTGGAGGCAAGTCCAACCCAGTTTTCTGCTCCGTTAGGTTTCATGGTCAGTGCTGACTCGGCCTCCAGTGCTCCTCTCTCTGCTGCCACTTCTGTGCCTGTTGACTCTGCTGCAAGTACAG AGATGGATGTTATGGTGCCATCTTTGCCCCCTGGATGCCAACTTGTCTCTGCAGAGGATAAAGTGTCAGAGCTCAGTGAGGAGGATGTGTCTGGGTCCTACATGGGGGATGAGCTGGACCTGAAGACAGTGGGGGACATTATTGCCATCATTGAGGACAAG GCAGATGAGATTGTAGAGGCTTTGGATGCAGCTGCAGTTGAGGCTGCGCTGTCACTGTGTGAGGAGAACGGCCATGCTTTGTCTGGTGCCTGGGAGGCTGGGCCTTTCCAGCCCCATGAGTCTCACCCTGCAGTACCCACAGGGGACCCACAGTCCTTGTCTTTTCACAGTTGTCTGGAGGGGAAGACAGAATTGTTAGAAGTTCAGCGTGGGACTTCAGCTTCACTCTCCTCTGTTTGCAACAGTCAAGATAACGGTCTTGCAGCATTCCCAATGGGACTAAGGGGCCTTCCCCCCACCTCCTCATCCTCACGCAGCTCAAAGAGTTTGGAGCACTGCCACACTGCAGCACCTCCACAACCTGAGGCCATGAGAGAGACTGGAGGGTTGGCACACCAGAAAAGCCAAATTTCAAGGGGTGTTACTATAAAATGTGAGAGTAAGAAGTGGCCACAGCAAAGACCTGAAAAACCCCATGGAG ACTCAGTGTTAGAAGATAGCCCACTGACAGAAAGGCATCCCAAG gAGATGAAAGCGGAGGATGGAATTAGCGCTGGGGGAGGAGAGAATGCCTCGGGGACTAAAGTGTACAATGAGCTCAATGGGCCAGACGTGTGTGGAGAAGAAGATGGTGATGGGGTGGAGGGATTCTTGTCAGAGCCAGACGGCGAGATGGAGCTAGAACCTGCGGCCAGCGAGAGCGAGGATGGATACAGCCTCCATACGGCCTCCTCATCTCTACAGCTCCACACAACCGCAGACTCCATCCCCAGCAGCCCTGCCTCATCGCAGTT TTCTGTGTGCAGTGAGGACCTGGAAGCTCTACAAGCTCACAAGATCTGGAAGAAAGCCATTATGCTGGTGTGGCGTGCAgcggccaatcacag GTATGCAAATGTCTTCCTGCAGCCAGTAACAGATGAAATTGCACCTGGGTACCACAGTATTGTGCAGAG GCCCATGGACCTTGCCGCCATAAAAAAGAACATTGAGACTGGTGTGATTCGGACCACTGCCGAGTTCCAGAGGGACATCATGCTGATGTTTCAGAATGCGGTCATGTACAACAGCCTGGATCATGACGTGTACCACATGGCTCTGGAGATGCAGCGTGATGTCCTGGAGCAGATCCAGCAGTTTCTGGCTACCCAGCTTATCATGGAGACGTCAGAGTCTGGTATCAGCGCCAAGAGCCTGAGGGGCCGTGAGAGCACACGCAAACAGGACTCTACTGACAAG GACATTGTCTCCATGTCCTCTcctgccttccttctttctcttttt GATGGAGGCACCAGGGGGCGCCGTTGTGCCATAGAAGCTGACCTCAAGATGAAGAAATGA
- the brd8a gene encoding bromodomain-containing protein 8 isoform X3 produces MGCRNDRKMANGVGKHKLLVIGPIEPWSVREKLCLATSVMKSGDQNWVSVSRAIKPFAEPGRPPDWFSQKHCASKYSELLETTEAPKRKRGEKSEVVETVEDVIVRRLTADRIDELKRLIKETQEKHRKLKREAELIQAGRLDSKLEELWEEVLQKEKLEEEETELKRKNTNASYQARQVAKNTPKRVPNITMHSPSDCSSPSKEFSPGDPLECLTLALGSTKNLARPPLLSCSFSGLLSRGGGANLNAVCLKTASGSARLMSIAESSGPGNDDISHGSLLDDPTQKKLLGQKATPPPSPLLSELLKKGSILATNSRLIGEGDVTTGNMTAANDLQLAPPSQPLSQATGAPMLSRLLEASPTQFSAPLGFMVSADSASSAPLSAATSVPVDSAASTEMDVMVPSLPPGCQLVSAEDKVSELSEEDVSGSYMGDELDLKTVGDIIAIIEDKADEIVEALDAAAVEAALSLCEENGHALSGAWEAGPFQPHESHPAVPTGDPQSLSFHSCLEGKTELLEVQRGTSASLSSVCNSQDNGLAAFPMGLRGLPPTSSSSRSSKSLEHCHTAAPPQPEAMRETGGLAHQKSQISRGVTIKCESKKWPQQRPEKPHGDSVLEDSPLTERHPKEMKAEDGISAGGGENASGTKVYNELNGPDVCGEEDGDGVEGFLSEPDGEMELEPAASESEDGYSLHTASSSLQLHTTADSIPSSPASSQFSVCSEDLEALQAHKIWKKAIMLVWRAAANHRYANVFLQPVTDEIAPGYHSIVQRPMDLAAIKKNIETGVIRTTAEFQRDIMLMFQNAVMYNSLDHDVYHMALEMQRDVLEQIQQFLATQLIMETSESGISAKSLRGRESTRKQDSTDKDGGTRGRRCAIEADLKMKK; encoded by the exons ATGGGATGTCGGAATGACAGGAAAATGGCAAACGGGGTTGGAA AACACAAGCTACTTGTCATTGGACCAATAGAGCCATGGTCAGTGAGGGAGAAGCTGTGTTTGGCCACATCTGTTATGAAGAGTGGAGACCAGAACTG GGTATCTGTCAGTCGAGCCATCAAGCCATTTGCAGAACCCGGGCGACCACCTGACTGGTTCTCTCAAAAG CACTGTGCCTCCAAGTACTCTGAGCTCCTGGAAACAACAGAGGCCCCAAA GCGGAAGCGTGGTGAGAAAAGTGAAGTGGTGGAGACAGTGGAGGACGTGATAGTACGCAGGCTGACAGCTGACAGGATTGATGAACTAAAAAGGTTGATCAAAGAAACACAGGAGAAGCACAG GAAGCTGAAGAGAGAGGCTGAACTGATTCAAGCAGGACGTCTAGATTCCAAACTAGAAGAGTTATGGGAAGAAGTTCTGCA GAAGGAGAAACTGGAGGAGGAAGAAACAgagttgaaaagaaaaaacacaaatgcttctTATCAGG CCAGACAGGTGGCAAAGAACACACCTAAGCGAGTGCCAAACATCACCATGCATTCACCCTCAGACTGTAGCTCCCCAAGCAAGGAGTTCTCACCAGGTGACCCACTCGAGTGTTTGACACTGGCTCTTGGATCAACAAAAAAT CTCGCTCGACCACCGCTGCTCTCATGTTCTTTTTCTGGCTTGTTAAGccggggaggaggggccaacttGAACGCTGTGTGTTTAAAAACA GCTTCAGGATCAGCCAGATTAATGTCAATTGCTGAGTCTTCTGGACCCGGTAATGATGACATCAGCCACGGGTCACTTCTGGATGACCCCACCCAAAAGAAGCTTCTGGGCCAGaaagccacaccaccaccatctCCGCTCCTGTCAGAGTTATTGAAGAAAGGCAGTATCTTGGCCACAAATTCCAGACTG ATTGGGGAGGGTGACGTGACCACCGGTAATATGACAGCAGCAAATGACTTGCAGCTGGCTCCGCCTAGCCAACCTCTCTCTCAGGCAACAG GTGCCCCGATGTTATCCCGTCTCCTGGAGGCAAGTCCAACCCAGTTTTCTGCTCCGTTAGGTTTCATGGTCAGTGCTGACTCGGCCTCCAGTGCTCCTCTCTCTGCTGCCACTTCTGTGCCTGTTGACTCTGCTGCAAGTACAG AGATGGATGTTATGGTGCCATCTTTGCCCCCTGGATGCCAACTTGTCTCTGCAGAGGATAAAGTGTCAGAGCTCAGTGAGGAGGATGTGTCTGGGTCCTACATGGGGGATGAGCTGGACCTGAAGACAGTGGGGGACATTATTGCCATCATTGAGGACAAG GCAGATGAGATTGTAGAGGCTTTGGATGCAGCTGCAGTTGAGGCTGCGCTGTCACTGTGTGAGGAGAACGGCCATGCTTTGTCTGGTGCCTGGGAGGCTGGGCCTTTCCAGCCCCATGAGTCTCACCCTGCAGTACCCACAGGGGACCCACAGTCCTTGTCTTTTCACAGTTGTCTGGAGGGGAAGACAGAATTGTTAGAAGTTCAGCGTGGGACTTCAGCTTCACTCTCCTCTGTTTGCAACAGTCAAGATAACGGTCTTGCAGCATTCCCAATGGGACTAAGGGGCCTTCCCCCCACCTCCTCATCCTCACGCAGCTCAAAGAGTTTGGAGCACTGCCACACTGCAGCACCTCCACAACCTGAGGCCATGAGAGAGACTGGAGGGTTGGCACACCAGAAAAGCCAAATTTCAAGGGGTGTTACTATAAAATGTGAGAGTAAGAAGTGGCCACAGCAAAGACCTGAAAAACCCCATGGAG ACTCAGTGTTAGAAGATAGCCCACTGACAGAAAGGCATCCCAAG gAGATGAAAGCGGAGGATGGAATTAGCGCTGGGGGAGGAGAGAATGCCTCGGGGACTAAAGTGTACAATGAGCTCAATGGGCCAGACGTGTGTGGAGAAGAAGATGGTGATGGGGTGGAGGGATTCTTGTCAGAGCCAGACGGCGAGATGGAGCTAGAACCTGCGGCCAGCGAGAGCGAGGATGGATACAGCCTCCATACGGCCTCCTCATCTCTACAGCTCCACACAACCGCAGACTCCATCCCCAGCAGCCCTGCCTCATCGCAGTT TTCTGTGTGCAGTGAGGACCTGGAAGCTCTACAAGCTCACAAGATCTGGAAGAAAGCCATTATGCTGGTGTGGCGTGCAgcggccaatcacag GTATGCAAATGTCTTCCTGCAGCCAGTAACAGATGAAATTGCACCTGGGTACCACAGTATTGTGCAGAG GCCCATGGACCTTGCCGCCATAAAAAAGAACATTGAGACTGGTGTGATTCGGACCACTGCCGAGTTCCAGAGGGACATCATGCTGATGTTTCAGAATGCGGTCATGTACAACAGCCTGGATCATGACGTGTACCACATGGCTCTGGAGATGCAGCGTGATGTCCTGGAGCAGATCCAGCAGTTTCTGGCTACCCAGCTTATCATGGAGACGTCAGAGTCTGGTATCAGCGCCAAGAGCCTGAGGGGCCGTGAGAGCACACGCAAACAGGACTCTACTGACAAG GATGGAGGCACCAGGGGGCGCCGTTGTGCCATAGAAGCTGACCTCAAGATGAAGAAATGA
- the brd8a gene encoding bromodomain-containing protein 8 isoform X5: MGCRNDRKMANGVGKHKLLVIGPIEPWSVREKLCLATSVMKSGDQNWVSVSRAIKPFAEPGRPPDWFSQKHCASKYSELLETTEAPKRKRGEKSEVVETVEDVIVRRLTADRIDELKRLIKETQEKHRKLKREAELIQAGRLDSKLEELWEEVLQKEKLEEEETELKRKNTNASYQARQVAKNTPKRVPNITMHSPSDCSSPSKEFSPGDPLECLTLALGSTKNASGSARLMSIAESSGPGNDDISHGSLLDDPTQKKLLGQKATPPPSPLLSELLKKGSILATNSRLIGEGDVTTGNMTAANDLQLAPPSQPLSQATGAPMLSRLLEASPTQFSAPLGFMVSADSASSAPLSAATSVPVDSAASTEMDVMVPSLPPGCQLVSAEDKVSELSEEDVSGSYMGDELDLKTVGDIIAIIEDKADEIVEALDAAAVEAALSLCEENGHALSGAWEAGPFQPHESHPAVPTGDPQSLSFHSCLEGKTELLEVQRGTSASLSSVCNSQDNGLAAFPMGLRGLPPTSSSSRSSKSLEHCHTAAPPQPEAMRETGGLAHQKSQISRGVTIKCESKKWPQQRPEKPHGDSVLEDSPLTERHPKEMKAEDGISAGGGENASGTKVYNELNGPDVCGEEDGDGVEGFLSEPDGEMELEPAASESEDGYSLHTASSSLQLHTTADSIPSSPASSQFSVCSEDLEALQAHKIWKKAIMLVWRAAANHRYANVFLQPVTDEIAPGYHSIVQRPMDLAAIKKNIETGVIRTTAEFQRDIMLMFQNAVMYNSLDHDVYHMALEMQRDVLEQIQQFLATQLIMETSESGISAKSLRGRESTRKQDSTDKDIVSMSSPAFLLSLFDGGTRGRRCAIEADLKMKK, encoded by the exons ATGGGATGTCGGAATGACAGGAAAATGGCAAACGGGGTTGGAA AACACAAGCTACTTGTCATTGGACCAATAGAGCCATGGTCAGTGAGGGAGAAGCTGTGTTTGGCCACATCTGTTATGAAGAGTGGAGACCAGAACTG GGTATCTGTCAGTCGAGCCATCAAGCCATTTGCAGAACCCGGGCGACCACCTGACTGGTTCTCTCAAAAG CACTGTGCCTCCAAGTACTCTGAGCTCCTGGAAACAACAGAGGCCCCAAA GCGGAAGCGTGGTGAGAAAAGTGAAGTGGTGGAGACAGTGGAGGACGTGATAGTACGCAGGCTGACAGCTGACAGGATTGATGAACTAAAAAGGTTGATCAAAGAAACACAGGAGAAGCACAG GAAGCTGAAGAGAGAGGCTGAACTGATTCAAGCAGGACGTCTAGATTCCAAACTAGAAGAGTTATGGGAAGAAGTTCTGCA GAAGGAGAAACTGGAGGAGGAAGAAACAgagttgaaaagaaaaaacacaaatgcttctTATCAGG CCAGACAGGTGGCAAAGAACACACCTAAGCGAGTGCCAAACATCACCATGCATTCACCCTCAGACTGTAGCTCCCCAAGCAAGGAGTTCTCACCAGGTGACCCACTCGAGTGTTTGACACTGGCTCTTGGATCAACAAAAAAT GCTTCAGGATCAGCCAGATTAATGTCAATTGCTGAGTCTTCTGGACCCGGTAATGATGACATCAGCCACGGGTCACTTCTGGATGACCCCACCCAAAAGAAGCTTCTGGGCCAGaaagccacaccaccaccatctCCGCTCCTGTCAGAGTTATTGAAGAAAGGCAGTATCTTGGCCACAAATTCCAGACTG ATTGGGGAGGGTGACGTGACCACCGGTAATATGACAGCAGCAAATGACTTGCAGCTGGCTCCGCCTAGCCAACCTCTCTCTCAGGCAACAG GTGCCCCGATGTTATCCCGTCTCCTGGAGGCAAGTCCAACCCAGTTTTCTGCTCCGTTAGGTTTCATGGTCAGTGCTGACTCGGCCTCCAGTGCTCCTCTCTCTGCTGCCACTTCTGTGCCTGTTGACTCTGCTGCAAGTACAG AGATGGATGTTATGGTGCCATCTTTGCCCCCTGGATGCCAACTTGTCTCTGCAGAGGATAAAGTGTCAGAGCTCAGTGAGGAGGATGTGTCTGGGTCCTACATGGGGGATGAGCTGGACCTGAAGACAGTGGGGGACATTATTGCCATCATTGAGGACAAG GCAGATGAGATTGTAGAGGCTTTGGATGCAGCTGCAGTTGAGGCTGCGCTGTCACTGTGTGAGGAGAACGGCCATGCTTTGTCTGGTGCCTGGGAGGCTGGGCCTTTCCAGCCCCATGAGTCTCACCCTGCAGTACCCACAGGGGACCCACAGTCCTTGTCTTTTCACAGTTGTCTGGAGGGGAAGACAGAATTGTTAGAAGTTCAGCGTGGGACTTCAGCTTCACTCTCCTCTGTTTGCAACAGTCAAGATAACGGTCTTGCAGCATTCCCAATGGGACTAAGGGGCCTTCCCCCCACCTCCTCATCCTCACGCAGCTCAAAGAGTTTGGAGCACTGCCACACTGCAGCACCTCCACAACCTGAGGCCATGAGAGAGACTGGAGGGTTGGCACACCAGAAAAGCCAAATTTCAAGGGGTGTTACTATAAAATGTGAGAGTAAGAAGTGGCCACAGCAAAGACCTGAAAAACCCCATGGAG ACTCAGTGTTAGAAGATAGCCCACTGACAGAAAGGCATCCCAAG gAGATGAAAGCGGAGGATGGAATTAGCGCTGGGGGAGGAGAGAATGCCTCGGGGACTAAAGTGTACAATGAGCTCAATGGGCCAGACGTGTGTGGAGAAGAAGATGGTGATGGGGTGGAGGGATTCTTGTCAGAGCCAGACGGCGAGATGGAGCTAGAACCTGCGGCCAGCGAGAGCGAGGATGGATACAGCCTCCATACGGCCTCCTCATCTCTACAGCTCCACACAACCGCAGACTCCATCCCCAGCAGCCCTGCCTCATCGCAGTT TTCTGTGTGCAGTGAGGACCTGGAAGCTCTACAAGCTCACAAGATCTGGAAGAAAGCCATTATGCTGGTGTGGCGTGCAgcggccaatcacag GTATGCAAATGTCTTCCTGCAGCCAGTAACAGATGAAATTGCACCTGGGTACCACAGTATTGTGCAGAG GCCCATGGACCTTGCCGCCATAAAAAAGAACATTGAGACTGGTGTGATTCGGACCACTGCCGAGTTCCAGAGGGACATCATGCTGATGTTTCAGAATGCGGTCATGTACAACAGCCTGGATCATGACGTGTACCACATGGCTCTGGAGATGCAGCGTGATGTCCTGGAGCAGATCCAGCAGTTTCTGGCTACCCAGCTTATCATGGAGACGTCAGAGTCTGGTATCAGCGCCAAGAGCCTGAGGGGCCGTGAGAGCACACGCAAACAGGACTCTACTGACAAG GACATTGTCTCCATGTCCTCTcctgccttccttctttctcttttt GATGGAGGCACCAGGGGGCGCCGTTGTGCCATAGAAGCTGACCTCAAGATGAAGAAATGA
- the brd8a gene encoding bromodomain-containing protein 8 isoform X7, whose amino-acid sequence MKSGDQNWVSVSRAIKPFAEPGRPPDWFSQKHCASKYSELLETTEAPKRKRGEKSEVVETVEDVIVRRLTADRIDELKRLIKETQEKHRKLKREAELIQAGRLDSKLEELWEEVLQKEKLEEEETELKRKNTNASYQARQVAKNTPKRVPNITMHSPSDCSSPSKEFSPGDPLECLTLALGSTKNLARPPLLSCSFSGLLSRGGGANLNAVCLKTASGSARLMSIAESSGPGNDDISHGSLLDDPTQKKLLGQKATPPPSPLLSELLKKGSILATNSRLIGEGDVTTGNMTAANDLQLAPPSQPLSQATGAPMLSRLLEASPTQFSAPLGFMVSADSASSAPLSAATSVPVDSAASTEMDVMVPSLPPGCQLVSAEDKVSELSEEDVSGSYMGDELDLKTVGDIIAIIEDKADEIVEALDAAAVEAALSLCEENGHALSGAWEAGPFQPHESHPAVPTGDPQSLSFHSCLEGKTELLEVQRGTSASLSSVCNSQDNGLAAFPMGLRGLPPTSSSSRSSKSLEHCHTAAPPQPEAMRETGGLAHQKSQISRGVTIKCESKKWPQQRPEKPHGDSVLEDSPLTERHPKEMKAEDGISAGGGENASGTKVYNELNGPDVCGEEDGDGVEGFLSEPDGEMELEPAASESEDGYSLHTASSSLQLHTTADSIPSSPASSQFSVCSEDLEALQAHKIWKKAIMLVWRAAANHRYANVFLQPVTDEIAPGYHSIVQRPMDLAAIKKNIETGVIRTTAEFQRDIMLMFQNAVMYNSLDHDVYHMALEMQRDVLEQIQQFLATQLIMETSESGISAKSLRGRESTRKQDSTDKDIVSMSSPAFLLSLFDGGTRGRRCAIEADLKMKK is encoded by the exons ATGAAGAGTGGAGACCAGAACTG GGTATCTGTCAGTCGAGCCATCAAGCCATTTGCAGAACCCGGGCGACCACCTGACTGGTTCTCTCAAAAG CACTGTGCCTCCAAGTACTCTGAGCTCCTGGAAACAACAGAGGCCCCAAA GCGGAAGCGTGGTGAGAAAAGTGAAGTGGTGGAGACAGTGGAGGACGTGATAGTACGCAGGCTGACAGCTGACAGGATTGATGAACTAAAAAGGTTGATCAAAGAAACACAGGAGAAGCACAG GAAGCTGAAGAGAGAGGCTGAACTGATTCAAGCAGGACGTCTAGATTCCAAACTAGAAGAGTTATGGGAAGAAGTTCTGCA GAAGGAGAAACTGGAGGAGGAAGAAACAgagttgaaaagaaaaaacacaaatgcttctTATCAGG CCAGACAGGTGGCAAAGAACACACCTAAGCGAGTGCCAAACATCACCATGCATTCACCCTCAGACTGTAGCTCCCCAAGCAAGGAGTTCTCACCAGGTGACCCACTCGAGTGTTTGACACTGGCTCTTGGATCAACAAAAAAT CTCGCTCGACCACCGCTGCTCTCATGTTCTTTTTCTGGCTTGTTAAGccggggaggaggggccaacttGAACGCTGTGTGTTTAAAAACA GCTTCAGGATCAGCCAGATTAATGTCAATTGCTGAGTCTTCTGGACCCGGTAATGATGACATCAGCCACGGGTCACTTCTGGATGACCCCACCCAAAAGAAGCTTCTGGGCCAGaaagccacaccaccaccatctCCGCTCCTGTCAGAGTTATTGAAGAAAGGCAGTATCTTGGCCACAAATTCCAGACTG ATTGGGGAGGGTGACGTGACCACCGGTAATATGACAGCAGCAAATGACTTGCAGCTGGCTCCGCCTAGCCAACCTCTCTCTCAGGCAACAG GTGCCCCGATGTTATCCCGTCTCCTGGAGGCAAGTCCAACCCAGTTTTCTGCTCCGTTAGGTTTCATGGTCAGTGCTGACTCGGCCTCCAGTGCTCCTCTCTCTGCTGCCACTTCTGTGCCTGTTGACTCTGCTGCAAGTACAG AGATGGATGTTATGGTGCCATCTTTGCCCCCTGGATGCCAACTTGTCTCTGCAGAGGATAAAGTGTCAGAGCTCAGTGAGGAGGATGTGTCTGGGTCCTACATGGGGGATGAGCTGGACCTGAAGACAGTGGGGGACATTATTGCCATCATTGAGGACAAG GCAGATGAGATTGTAGAGGCTTTGGATGCAGCTGCAGTTGAGGCTGCGCTGTCACTGTGTGAGGAGAACGGCCATGCTTTGTCTGGTGCCTGGGAGGCTGGGCCTTTCCAGCCCCATGAGTCTCACCCTGCAGTACCCACAGGGGACCCACAGTCCTTGTCTTTTCACAGTTGTCTGGAGGGGAAGACAGAATTGTTAGAAGTTCAGCGTGGGACTTCAGCTTCACTCTCCTCTGTTTGCAACAGTCAAGATAACGGTCTTGCAGCATTCCCAATGGGACTAAGGGGCCTTCCCCCCACCTCCTCATCCTCACGCAGCTCAAAGAGTTTGGAGCACTGCCACACTGCAGCACCTCCACAACCTGAGGCCATGAGAGAGACTGGAGGGTTGGCACACCAGAAAAGCCAAATTTCAAGGGGTGTTACTATAAAATGTGAGAGTAAGAAGTGGCCACAGCAAAGACCTGAAAAACCCCATGGAG ACTCAGTGTTAGAAGATAGCCCACTGACAGAAAGGCATCCCAAG gAGATGAAAGCGGAGGATGGAATTAGCGCTGGGGGAGGAGAGAATGCCTCGGGGACTAAAGTGTACAATGAGCTCAATGGGCCAGACGTGTGTGGAGAAGAAGATGGTGATGGGGTGGAGGGATTCTTGTCAGAGCCAGACGGCGAGATGGAGCTAGAACCTGCGGCCAGCGAGAGCGAGGATGGATACAGCCTCCATACGGCCTCCTCATCTCTACAGCTCCACACAACCGCAGACTCCATCCCCAGCAGCCCTGCCTCATCGCAGTT TTCTGTGTGCAGTGAGGACCTGGAAGCTCTACAAGCTCACAAGATCTGGAAGAAAGCCATTATGCTGGTGTGGCGTGCAgcggccaatcacag GTATGCAAATGTCTTCCTGCAGCCAGTAACAGATGAAATTGCACCTGGGTACCACAGTATTGTGCAGAG GCCCATGGACCTTGCCGCCATAAAAAAGAACATTGAGACTGGTGTGATTCGGACCACTGCCGAGTTCCAGAGGGACATCATGCTGATGTTTCAGAATGCGGTCATGTACAACAGCCTGGATCATGACGTGTACCACATGGCTCTGGAGATGCAGCGTGATGTCCTGGAGCAGATCCAGCAGTTTCTGGCTACCCAGCTTATCATGGAGACGTCAGAGTCTGGTATCAGCGCCAAGAGCCTGAGGGGCCGTGAGAGCACACGCAAACAGGACTCTACTGACAAG GACATTGTCTCCATGTCCTCTcctgccttccttctttctcttttt GATGGAGGCACCAGGGGGCGCCGTTGTGCCATAGAAGCTGACCTCAAGATGAAGAAATGA